In a single window of the Desulfovibrio sp. TomC genome:
- a CDS encoding acyl-CoA dehydrogenase family protein, with amino-acid sequence METLRTLPGDDVRQIMWRYADRFDLQMAVQSARGVARGVVARMVADGVRHSHEWTEQKDSLLKAFDEAGITAVFLDPHQGGFIEGPKNMALSLVAFELSWVDAGAATCSLANNLALSPIHERGTTEQRDHYMTLCAPSPDRAPWRGAFALTEPIPYVGVDTGVLTGKVRVDSWEEGQEPILHVEKRGRFITGMDFANYATAAVDTADPRIKSSCIIILEETDPGLFDRGAPTLKMVHQLSSTRDPVFNLKVPASRIIGGYTVKDGCIVPNYSHSEVIAAVFHRTRVPVALMTTAKLLSAIEPVIRYQRSRFRGGDACDAGSAKFELGLQQKQDAVIRLADVWAAGEAGASLGFATARLFDQLDPTEKAKDAALAAKGVSGARGQMTALKKVQPEAIEYVNLLFVPEAERDAARFAALDADPVVKFQALEAEAGVLCPACKLWNTGHGATVMREAVALMGGYGITEDCPGFLFHKWNDTQLEATYEGPECVQRRQLGITMASDIFQAYVDNYIVEMDRVAGAHPETGAASVAAGLRLWKQTYDFLCANKDADGKKLYHSNRQAVTFPLADALCPLIASRLFILDVLELAAKGPENPMVAEGLEGYMAFFNDIARMQAARAAGEASRVCSGLVHGYATPDADLAAFGPLRQALDKSLAGLGLARERAGAALTQVMIPEALDYPM; translated from the coding sequence ATGGAAACCCTACGCACTCTCCCGGGCGACGATGTCCGGCAAATTATGTGGCGCTACGCCGACCGCTTCGATCTCCAGATGGCCGTCCAGTCGGCCCGCGGCGTGGCCCGGGGCGTTGTCGCCCGCATGGTGGCCGACGGCGTGCGCCACTCCCATGAATGGACCGAGCAGAAGGACTCGCTGCTCAAAGCCTTTGACGAAGCCGGCATCACCGCCGTGTTTCTCGATCCCCACCAGGGCGGTTTCATCGAAGGCCCGAAAAATATGGCCCTGTCCCTGGTCGCCTTCGAGCTGTCCTGGGTCGATGCCGGCGCAGCCACCTGCTCCCTGGCCAACAATCTGGCCCTGTCGCCCATCCACGAGCGCGGCACCACCGAGCAGCGCGACCATTACATGACCCTGTGCGCCCCGTCCCCGGACCGCGCCCCCTGGCGCGGCGCGTTTGCCCTGACCGAGCCCATTCCCTACGTCGGCGTCGATACCGGCGTCCTGACCGGCAAGGTGCGGGTCGATTCCTGGGAAGAGGGGCAGGAGCCGATCCTGCACGTGGAAAAGCGCGGCCGTTTCATCACCGGCATGGATTTCGCCAACTACGCCACCGCTGCCGTGGACACCGCCGATCCGCGCATCAAGTCCTCCTGCATCATCATCCTGGAAGAAACCGATCCGGGGCTGTTCGACCGCGGCGCGCCGACGCTTAAAATGGTGCACCAGCTGTCCTCCACCCGCGACCCGGTCTTCAACCTCAAGGTGCCGGCCAGCCGCATCATCGGCGGCTACACCGTCAAAGACGGCTGCATCGTCCCCAATTATTCCCATTCCGAAGTCATTGCCGCCGTGTTCCACCGCACCCGCGTGCCGGTGGCGCTCATGACCACGGCCAAGCTCCTCTCGGCCATTGAGCCGGTCATCCGCTACCAGCGCAGCCGCTTCCGCGGCGGCGACGCCTGCGACGCCGGTTCGGCGAAATTCGAACTCGGCCTGCAGCAGAAGCAGGACGCCGTCATCCGTTTGGCCGACGTCTGGGCGGCCGGCGAGGCCGGGGCTTCGCTCGGGTTCGCCACGGCGCGGCTTTTCGACCAGCTCGATCCCACGGAAAAGGCCAAGGATGCGGCCCTGGCCGCCAAAGGCGTGTCTGGAGCCCGGGGCCAGATGACGGCGCTGAAAAAGGTCCAGCCCGAGGCCATCGAATACGTCAATCTGCTCTTTGTTCCCGAGGCCGAACGCGACGCCGCCCGCTTTGCCGCCCTGGACGCCGATCCGGTGGTCAAGTTCCAGGCGCTCGAAGCCGAAGCCGGCGTCTTGTGCCCGGCCTGCAAGCTCTGGAACACCGGGCACGGCGCAACCGTCATGCGCGAGGCCGTGGCCCTTATGGGCGGCTACGGCATCACCGAGGACTGCCCCGGGTTCCTCTTTCACAAGTGGAACGACACCCAGCTCGAAGCCACCTACGAAGGCCCGGAATGCGTCCAGCGCCGCCAGCTCGGCATCACCATGGCCAGCGACATCTTCCAGGCCTATGTCGATAACTACATCGTCGAAATGGACCGCGTGGCCGGGGCCCATCCCGAGACCGGCGCGGCCTCGGTTGCCGCCGGCCTGCGGCTGTGGAAGCAGACCTATGACTTCCTGTGCGCCAACAAGGACGCCGACGGCAAAAAGCTCTACCACAGCAACCGCCAAGCCGTGACCTTCCCCCTGGCCGACGCCCTGTGCCCGCTGATCGCCAGCCGCCTTTTCATCCTCGACGTGCTGGAACTGGCCGCCAAAGGGCCGGAAAATCCCATGGTGGCCGAGGGCCTGGAAGGCTACATGGCCTTTTTTAACGACATCGCCCGGATGCAGGCCGCCCGCGCCGCCGGCGAAGCCTCGCGCGTGTGCTCCGGCCTCGTGCATGGCTACGCCACGCCCGACGCCGATCTGGCCGCCTTTGGCCCGCTTCGCCAGGCGCTCGACAAGTCCCTGGCCGGCCTGGGCCTGGCCCGCGAACGGGCCGGCGCTGCGCTGACCCAGGTGAT
- a CDS encoding DUF342 domain-containing protein yields the protein MPYVLTFHFDPDFEQRRLRPKNRDDGSVDQFDLGYVQNVAAGQSLAEWTPLPPGDDAASAAGAIVSENTTFPHGEGCRVDPDNPLRLLAGVNGHVAFIDGRITVRETLAIGCDIDFHTGNIVAVGDVLIGGDIRPGFMVMGRNVTVKGSVVSARIRAMGNITCHSGIQGGNRTTLRAGKSLRAKFCENAVLHAGDNILIDASSMHCRLFAGEKLAVKGRLVGGEAYCGEAVYVGEQLGGGGQSQTRLLLGYDPERIHKDQHLKAGMRQTLLDIETYRLEMGRSEDAAKEFGPALEQSRQRLETFKRQLKKLWDNPAAMRRFSSCRVIVPGRIGANVEISIGEATLAVPEDTRDAVVRYHAGEIIVEHPALRK from the coding sequence ATGCCGTATGTCCTTACGTTTCATTTCGATCCCGATTTCGAACAGCGCCGGTTGCGCCCGAAAAATCGTGACGACGGAAGCGTTGACCAATTCGATCTGGGGTACGTCCAAAACGTCGCCGCAGGCCAGTCCCTGGCCGAATGGACTCCCCTGCCCCCGGGCGATGACGCCGCCAGCGCAGCCGGGGCCATTGTTTCCGAAAACACCACCTTTCCCCACGGCGAGGGCTGCCGCGTCGATCCCGACAATCCCCTGCGTCTTCTGGCCGGCGTCAACGGCCATGTCGCCTTCATCGACGGCCGCATCACCGTGCGCGAAACCCTGGCCATCGGCTGCGACATTGATTTCCATACCGGCAATATCGTGGCGGTCGGCGACGTGCTCATCGGCGGCGACATCCGGCCCGGCTTCATGGTCATGGGCCGAAACGTCACCGTCAAAGGCTCGGTGGTTTCGGCCCGCATCCGGGCCATGGGCAACATCACCTGCCACAGCGGCATCCAGGGCGGCAACCGGACCACGCTTCGGGCCGGCAAGAGCCTGCGGGCCAAATTCTGCGAGAACGCCGTGCTCCACGCCGGCGACAACATCCTGATCGACGCCTCCTCCATGCACTGCCGGCTGTTTGCCGGCGAGAAACTGGCCGTCAAGGGACGCCTTGTCGGCGGCGAAGCCTACTGCGGCGAAGCCGTCTACGTGGGCGAGCAACTCGGCGGCGGCGGCCAGAGCCAGACCCGGCTGCTGCTCGGCTACGACCCGGAGCGCATTCACAAGGACCAGCATCTCAAGGCCGGTATGCGCCAGACCCTGCTCGATATCGAGACCTACCGCCTGGAAATGGGCCGCAGCGAAGACGCAGCCAAGGAATTCGGCCCGGCCCTGGAGCAGAGCCGGCAACGCCTGGAGACCTTCAAAAGGCAGCTCAAGAAACTCTGGGACAACCCCGCCGCCATGCGCCGTTTCAGCAGCTGCCGGGTCATCGTGCCCGGCCGCATCGGGGCCAATGTGGAAATTTCCATCGGCGAAGCCACCCTGGCCGTGCCCGAGGACACCCGCGACGCCGTCGTGCGCTACCACGCCGGCGAAATCATCGTGGAACACCCGGCCCTTCGCAAATAA
- a CDS encoding chemotaxis protein CheW produces MADDATHQYLTFTLCGEHFALPSLLVSEVLDMPPMTVVPLAPGHLRGVVNLRGNAATVVDLGCKLELEFGSKAPTCLIIVERDYDGDTLAVAALADAVHEVVEIADADIAPPPDMGLAVPPRFVRGLVSLEGTFTIILDADRLFSLEELSADSGEL; encoded by the coding sequence ATGGCCGACGACGCCACGCACCAATACCTGACCTTTACCCTGTGCGGCGAACACTTCGCCCTGCCCTCGCTGCTCGTGTCCGAGGTCCTGGACATGCCCCCGATGACCGTGGTGCCCCTGGCCCCTGGCCATCTGCGCGGTGTGGTCAACCTGCGCGGCAACGCCGCCACCGTGGTGGATCTGGGCTGCAAGCTCGAGCTGGAGTTCGGTTCGAAGGCTCCCACCTGCCTGATCATCGTCGAACGCGACTACGACGGCGACACCCTGGCCGTGGCCGCCCTGGCCGACGCCGTCCATGAGGTGGTGGAAATCGCCGACGCCGACATCGCCCCGCCCCCGGACATGGGACTGGCCGTGCCCCCCCGGTTCGTGCGCGGCCTGGTCAGCCTGGAAGGCACGTTCACCATCATCCTCGACGCCGACCGCCTCTTCTCTCTGGAAGAGCTATCTGCCGACAGCGGGGAGTTGTAG
- a CDS encoding magnesium transporter gives MNELYVSAVLGRPVIDPSGVELGRLTDLGLVPGKTLPVVSGLFIRSGGRRRFVPWSCVNLFTPVIVSADLSGEADSDTSWTEDEETGAITDIRLRRDILDRQIVDVDGAKVVRVNDLKLHSRGKSLFIEAVDVGIRGMARRLGQLRFWNWLAKSLGVTLPTREIDWRFVAQLDPNADKLTLTVARERLTDMHPADIAEILAQLPHKEAGTVIGALDPETVGEAIGELDPEVGGRVISQLDSEMASDILEEMEPDEAADLLADLPEEKVRELLGLMDTEDAEMVQELLEHEEDTAGGLMNNMFAFVPPAMTAEEALNYIRLVGAEIENVYYVYVIRADETPLGVVTLKRLLLSPPKTPVAEIMTVGLKAVGVEDTPGKVMDIISKYNLLAVPVLDDGHMVGIVQADAVIERFLPESVTRTRFAAH, from the coding sequence ATGAACGAACTCTATGTCAGCGCGGTGCTCGGCCGTCCGGTCATCGACCCTTCAGGGGTCGAACTCGGCCGGCTCACCGATCTTGGGCTGGTGCCCGGCAAGACCCTGCCCGTGGTGTCCGGGCTTTTCATCCGCAGCGGCGGCCGGCGGCGCTTTGTGCCCTGGAGCTGCGTCAATCTGTTCACCCCGGTGATCGTCTCGGCCGATCTTTCCGGCGAGGCCGACAGCGACACGTCCTGGACCGAGGACGAGGAAACCGGCGCTATCACCGACATCAGGCTTCGCCGCGACATCCTCGACCGCCAGATCGTGGACGTGGACGGGGCCAAGGTGGTGCGGGTCAACGACCTCAAGCTGCATTCCCGGGGAAAAAGCCTTTTTATCGAGGCCGTGGACGTCGGCATCCGGGGCATGGCCCGGCGTCTGGGCCAGCTGCGCTTCTGGAACTGGCTGGCCAAGAGCCTGGGGGTGACCCTGCCCACCCGGGAAATCGACTGGCGTTTCGTGGCCCAGCTCGATCCCAACGCCGACAAGCTGACGCTGACCGTGGCCCGGGAACGCCTAACCGACATGCACCCGGCCGACATCGCCGAGATCCTGGCCCAGCTGCCCCACAAGGAAGCCGGCACGGTCATCGGGGCGCTCGACCCGGAAACCGTGGGCGAGGCCATCGGCGAACTCGATCCCGAGGTGGGCGGCCGGGTGATCAGCCAGCTCGACAGCGAGATGGCCTCCGACATCCTCGAAGAGATGGAGCCGGACGAAGCCGCCGATCTGCTGGCCGATCTGCCCGAGGAAAAGGTCCGGGAACTCCTTGGCCTCATGGACACCGAAGATGCGGAGATGGTCCAGGAACTGCTCGAGCACGAGGAGGATACGGCCGGCGGCCTCATGAACAACATGTTCGCCTTCGTGCCCCCGGCCATGACCGCCGAAGAGGCGCTCAACTACATCCGCCTGGTCGGGGCCGAGATCGAAAACGTCTACTACGTCTACGTGATCCGGGCCGACGAGACGCCTCTTGGGGTGGTGACGCTCAAGCGGTTGCTCCTGTCCCCGCCCAAGACCCCGGTGGCCGAGATCATGACCGTGGGCCTCAAAGCCGTTGGCGTCGAGGACACGCCGGGGAAGGTCATGGACATCATTTCCAAGTACAATTTGTTGGCCGTGCCGGTGCTTGATGACGGGCATATGGTCGGCATCGTGCAGGCGGATGCGGTCATCGAACGCTTTCTGCCCGAATCCGTCACCCGCACGCGGTTCGCCGCCCATTAG
- a CDS encoding Nramp family divalent metal transporter, protein MPFFKKFSRKNILLFFALLGPGIITANVDNDAGGITTYSLAGARYGYSLLWMLIPTTVSLVVIQEMCARMGAVTGKGLSDLIRESFGLRTTFYIMIALFLTNLGNTISEFAGIAAGLELFGVTKYLSVPLAAALVWLLIVKGSYRIVERVFLIVCVVYLVYPLAALSADVPWGEVARAAVTPTFRADGDYVAMMIALIGTTIAPWMQFYQQAAVVEKGITAENYGFTRLDVIIGCVLAVIVALFIVVACAASIHRQGLPIETAADAAMALEPLVGKYASWLFGVGLINASLFAAGILPLSTAYYICEAMGWELGIDKDFRRAPEFFWLFTISVVIGAATILIPGMPLMFVMYVSQVVNGVMLPFVLILMLLLINNKRLMGKFVNGPIFNAVAWVTVAGLIVLTAVMTIDTVWPGAISALVKLVAG, encoded by the coding sequence ATGCCGTTTTTCAAAAAGTTCTCGCGCAAAAATATCCTGCTCTTTTTCGCCCTGCTCGGTCCCGGCATCATCACCGCCAACGTGGACAACGACGCCGGCGGCATCACCACCTATTCCCTGGCCGGGGCGCGCTACGGCTATTCCCTGCTGTGGATGCTCATTCCCACCACGGTCTCCCTGGTGGTCATCCAGGAGATGTGCGCCCGCATGGGCGCGGTGACCGGCAAGGGCCTGTCCGACCTCATCCGCGAGTCGTTCGGGCTGCGCACCACGTTTTACATCATGATTGCGCTGTTTCTGACCAACCTCGGCAACACCATTTCGGAATTCGCCGGCATCGCCGCCGGACTCGAGCTTTTCGGCGTCACCAAGTACCTGTCCGTGCCCCTGGCCGCGGCCCTGGTCTGGCTGCTCATCGTCAAAGGCTCGTATCGCATTGTGGAGCGGGTCTTTTTGATCGTCTGCGTGGTCTATCTGGTCTATCCCCTGGCCGCGCTCTCGGCCGACGTGCCCTGGGGCGAGGTGGCCCGGGCCGCCGTCACCCCGACCTTTCGGGCCGACGGCGACTATGTGGCCATGATGATCGCGCTCATTGGCACCACCATTGCCCCCTGGATGCAGTTCTACCAGCAGGCGGCGGTGGTCGAGAAAGGCATCACGGCCGAGAACTACGGCTTTACCCGGCTCGACGTCATCATCGGCTGCGTCCTGGCCGTCATCGTGGCCCTTTTTATCGTGGTGGCCTGCGCCGCCTCCATCCACCGCCAGGGCCTGCCCATCGAGACGGCGGCCGACGCGGCCATGGCCCTTGAACCGCTGGTCGGGAAATACGCCTCCTGGCTTTTTGGCGTGGGACTCATCAACGCCTCGCTCTTTGCCGCCGGCATCCTGCCGCTGTCCACGGCCTATTACATCTGCGAGGCCATGGGCTGGGAACTGGGCATCGACAAGGATTTCCGCCGCGCCCCGGAATTCTTCTGGCTCTTTACCATCAGCGTGGTCATCGGCGCGGCCACCATCCTCATCCCCGGCATGCCGCTCATGTTCGTCATGTACGTGTCCCAGGTGGTCAACGGCGTGATGCTGCCCTTTGTCCTGATCCTCATGCTGCTCTTGATCAACAACAAGCGGCTCATGGGCAAATTCGTCAACGGGCCGATCTTTAACGCCGTGGCCTGGGTGACGGTGGCCGGCCTGATCGTTCTGACCGCAGTGATGACCATCGACACGGTCTGGCCCGGAGCCATCAGCGCCCTGGTGAAGCTGGTGGCTGGGTAG
- a CDS encoding MFS transporter, which yields MTTPPNTRFFSFEFVSLCLLIFLSYCNISVFYSLYVYFETLGIPQSWRGLLIGASSLATMATYLTVSPFLTTRNAAKAAALGIVVLLGCGGAYLTAASPAALLAVRLANGLGVALVSAGAMTLLVAIIPPTRSGQAFGVYSVAMLLPYSAMPPLFDWLSPAHLGYPEGYALVALALAPALVVLALMSRRSRGREHAHGARPSLAAMAKNARKRPVAQLLVVNAMYYLSFASLFFLAKSLFQARGLAGVGLFFSIQTGCMIALRVFANRIFDVVPKIQLIRFCYVVTGATFLLLYASHTQGLAYLAAVLLGCGMGVGSPSLNAFMYDLSEPAFKGLNANLMMLSLQGGSFLGPILGGAAVAAYGYDGFLLVGAVASFAGTALSLGLGTGKEEEGLRRPGA from the coding sequence ATGACCACACCCCCAAACACCCGCTTTTTTTCCTTCGAATTCGTCAGTCTGTGTCTGCTGATATTTTTATCATATTGCAATATTTCAGTCTTTTACAGCCTGTACGTCTATTTTGAGACCCTTGGCATCCCCCAGTCCTGGCGCGGCCTTTTGATCGGCGCGTCCTCCCTGGCCACCATGGCCACCTACCTGACCGTCAGCCCCTTTCTGACCACGCGAAACGCGGCCAAGGCGGCGGCCCTGGGCATTGTGGTGCTGCTTGGTTGCGGGGGGGCGTATCTGACGGCCGCCTCGCCGGCGGCGCTCTTGGCCGTGCGGCTGGCCAACGGCCTGGGGGTGGCCCTGGTCTCGGCCGGGGCCATGACGCTCCTTGTGGCCATCATTCCCCCGACCCGCAGCGGGCAGGCCTTTGGCGTCTATTCCGTGGCCATGCTCTTGCCCTACTCGGCCATGCCGCCGCTTTTCGACTGGCTCTCGCCGGCCCATCTCGGCTATCCCGAGGGCTATGCCCTGGTGGCCCTGGCCCTGGCTCCGGCCCTGGTGGTCCTGGCGCTCATGAGCCGACGCAGCCGGGGCCGGGAGCATGCCCATGGGGCGCGGCCGAGTCTGGCCGCCATGGCCAAAAATGCCCGCAAGCGCCCGGTGGCCCAGCTGCTTGTGGTCAACGCCATGTATTACCTGAGTTTTGCTTCGCTTTTTTTTCTGGCCAAGAGCCTGTTCCAGGCCCGGGGGCTGGCCGGGGTGGGCCTCTTTTTTTCCATCCAGACCGGCTGCATGATCGCGCTGCGCGTCTTTGCCAACCGCATCTTCGACGTGGTGCCGAAAATCCAGCTCATCCGCTTTTGCTATGTTGTTACCGGCGCGACCTTTCTGCTGCTCTACGCCAGCCACACCCAGGGGCTGGCCTATCTGGCGGCGGTGCTCCTCGGCTGCGGCATGGGGGTCGGGTCGCCGTCGCTCAACGCCTTCATGTACGACCTGTCCGAACCGGCGTTTAAGGGCTTAAACGCCAACCTCATGATGCTGTCGCTGCAAGGCGGCAGCTTCCTCGGCCCGATTCTCGGCGGCGCGGCCGTGGCTGCCTACGGCTACGACGGGTTCCTGCTGGTCGGGGCAGTGGCCAGCTTCGCCGGCACGGCCCTGAGCCTGGGCCTGGGGACGGGGAAAGAGGAAGAGGGCCTCCGGCGGCCGGGGGCCTGA
- a CDS encoding linear amide C-N hydrolase: protein MPLLRHVAFALLLGALLVPAQASRACTSFRLKTTDGDVFYARTMEYAQDLGSKVAIIPKGTSFVGTLPDGTSKGLPFTAKYGFVGMNALGINNLSDGMNEKGLVVGGLLFPGYAGYEPYSPDTAGNTIAQFEMVNWLLSQCATVADVRRDIGKVRVCQGPTTLNGVTAGSLPLHFTVHDATGDSIVLEYMDGKVRIHDNPIGVLTNSPDFTWMLTFLSNTVNLSAVNVPALDLAGYVVRQTGQGSGMLGLPGDFTPPSRFVRMVALTQSALPVTGPDAGLALAMTIIGNVDIPKGAVREKDAAETMFDVTQWVAVADVARSRYYYHTDTDRNWHYVDVKQALAAAGSAIQTVPINVAPAYPDATATATPYK, encoded by the coding sequence ATGCCCCTCTTGCGTCACGTCGCTTTCGCCCTCCTGCTCGGGGCCTTGCTTGTCCCGGCCCAGGCGTCGCGCGCCTGTACCAGTTTTCGCCTCAAAACCACGGACGGCGACGTTTTTTACGCCCGGACCATGGAATACGCCCAGGACCTCGGCTCCAAGGTGGCCATAATCCCCAAGGGAACGAGCTTTGTCGGCACCCTGCCCGACGGCACCTCCAAGGGCCTGCCCTTCACCGCCAAATACGGCTTCGTCGGCATGAACGCCCTTGGCATCAACAACCTAAGCGACGGCATGAATGAAAAGGGCCTGGTGGTCGGCGGCCTGCTCTTCCCGGGCTATGCCGGCTACGAGCCGTATTCGCCCGACACCGCCGGCAACACCATTGCCCAGTTTGAAATGGTCAACTGGCTGCTCTCCCAGTGCGCCACCGTCGCGGACGTGCGCCGCGACATCGGCAAGGTGCGCGTGTGCCAGGGACCGACCACCTTAAACGGCGTGACCGCCGGCTCCCTGCCCCTGCACTTCACCGTCCACGACGCCACCGGGGACAGCATCGTTTTGGAGTACATGGACGGCAAGGTGCGCATCCATGACAATCCGATTGGCGTACTCACCAACTCCCCGGATTTCACCTGGATGCTCACGTTTTTAAGCAACACCGTCAATCTCTCGGCCGTAAATGTCCCGGCCCTGGATCTGGCCGGCTACGTCGTGCGCCAGACCGGCCAGGGGTCGGGGATGCTCGGGTTGCCCGGCGACTTCACCCCGCCCAGCCGCTTCGTGCGCATGGTGGCGCTGACCCAGTCCGCCCTGCCCGTCACCGGGCCTGACGCCGGGCTGGCCCTGGCCATGACGATTATCGGCAACGTGGACATCCCCAAGGGCGCTGTGCGCGAAAAGGACGCCGCCGAGACGATGTTCGACGTCACCCAGTGGGTCGCCGTGGCCGACGTGGCCCGGAGCCGCTACTACTACCACACCGACACGGACAGAAACTGGCACTATGTCGACGTCAAGCAGGCCCTGGCCGCCGCCGGCAGCGCCATACAGACCGTGCCCATCAACGTCGCGCCGGCCTACCCCGACGCCACGGCCACGGCCACGCCGTACAAGTAG
- a CDS encoding acyl-CoA thioesterase: MSPPEKRSLDPKPVSASLVVMPQRMLPSDANPAGNVHGGVILKYIDTAGGICAIRHARSAVVTASIDRMDFLKPAYIGEVVTFMAAVNLVGATSMEVGVRVECENPITGETRHAGSAYLTYVALDAERRPQAVPPLILETESDRRRNREAAARREARLQERRRERDSQLQHQSENP, from the coding sequence ATGAGCCCGCCGGAAAAACGCTCCTTGGACCCAAAGCCCGTTTCCGCCAGCCTGGTGGTCATGCCCCAGCGCATGTTGCCGTCTGACGCCAACCCCGCCGGCAACGTCCACGGCGGCGTCATCCTCAAATATATCGACACCGCCGGCGGCATCTGCGCCATACGCCATGCCCGCTCGGCCGTGGTCACCGCCTCCATCGACCGCATGGATTTCTTGAAACCCGCCTATATCGGCGAGGTTGTCACCTTCATGGCCGCCGTCAACCTCGTGGGCGCGACCTCCATGGAAGTGGGCGTGCGGGTGGAGTGTGAAAATCCCATCACCGGCGAGACCCGCCACGCCGGTTCGGCCTACCTGACCTACGTGGCTCTGGACGCCGAACGCCGGCCCCAGGCCGTTCCGCCGCTGATCCTTGAGACGGAGTCCGACCGCCGCCGCAACCGCGAGGCCGCAGCGCGGCGCGAAGCCCGGCTCCAGGAACGTCGCCGCGAACGTGATTCCCAACTGCAACATCAGTCTGAAAACCCTTAA
- a CDS encoding MoaD/ThiS family protein — protein sequence MSDTVTIRALATLAPYAPPGGVASVGPGETAGELADRLGIEGEALGAVLVNGNPATLETPLSPGDVVSFVPPITGG from the coding sequence GTGAGCGATACCGTCACTATCCGTGCCCTGGCGACCCTGGCCCCCTATGCCCCTCCCGGGGGCGTGGCCTCGGTCGGCCCCGGTGAAACCGCCGGAGAACTGGCCGACCGTCTGGGCATCGAAGGCGAGGCCCTGGGCGCCGTCCTGGTAAACGGCAATCCCGCCACCCTGGAAACCCCGCTTTCCCCGGGCGACGTCGTGTCTTTCGTGCCGCCCATCACCGGGGGCTGA
- a CDS encoding HesA/MoeB/ThiF family protein, with product MPDTALLAALRKASCQRPYPDGRPGWFLDAPAVAGLARDFALAPRRVEIAALSGGICPLRYARNLTAFSMAEQARLLASKAALVGLGGLGGGVLENLVRAGVGCIHAADGDVFEETNLNRQLLSRLDALGRPKAELAAERAAAVNPSVECVAHNQFLDRAGMEALLAGAQVAVDALGGLVDRPALTAAAAGLGIPLVTGAVAGYTAIVATVLPGGPSPADLFGGGSGKAAEDVLGCPSPAVMAVAALEAAEAIRLLAGRPAALVGKALIIDLETMRFETVAF from the coding sequence ATGCCCGACACCGCGCTCCTTGCCGCTTTGCGCAAGGCCAGTTGCCAGCGGCCCTATCCTGACGGCCGCCCCGGCTGGTTCCTCGACGCCCCGGCCGTGGCCGGGCTGGCCCGGGACTTTGCCCTGGCCCCGCGCCGGGTGGAGATCGCGGCCCTTTCCGGCGGCATCTGCCCCCTGCGCTACGCCCGCAACCTGACGGCCTTTTCCATGGCCGAGCAGGCCCGGCTGCTGGCCTCCAAGGCGGCCCTGGTCGGCCTTGGCGGTCTGGGCGGCGGGGTGCTGGAAAATCTCGTGCGGGCCGGGGTGGGATGCATTCACGCCGCTGACGGCGACGTGTTCGAGGAAACCAACCTCAACCGCCAGCTGCTCTCGCGCCTGGACGCCCTTGGCCGGCCCAAGGCCGAGCTTGCCGCCGAGCGGGCCGCTGCCGTCAACCCGTCCGTGGAATGTGTCGCGCACAACCAGTTTCTCGACCGGGCCGGCATGGAGGCGCTCCTTGCCGGGGCGCAGGTGGCCGTGGACGCCCTGGGCGGTCTGGTCGACCGTCCGGCCCTGACCGCCGCTGCCGCCGGGCTTGGCATCCCCCTCGTCACCGGGGCCGTGGCCGGCTACACCGCCATTGTGGCCACGGTGTTGCCGGGCGGTCCTTCCCCGGCTGATTTGTTTGGCGGGGGCAGCGGGAAGGCAGCCGAGGACGTGCTGGGCTGTCCGTCGCCGGCGGTCATGGCCGTGGCCGCGCTTGAGGCCGCCGAGGCCATCCGCCTGCTGGCCGGCCGCCCCGCCGCGTTGGTCGGCAAGGCCCTTATTATCGATCTCGAAACCATGCGCTTTGAGACTGTCGCCTTCTGA